From Methanocella paludicola SANAE, a single genomic window includes:
- a CDS encoding homocitrate synthase family protein — protein MPGYSTNEWMKLIKTEPIDVEICDVTLRDGEQTPGVSFTKEEKMDIARTLDEIGVEIIEAGFPITSNGEKESVKAVCNMGLNAKISCLARAIKPDIDAVIDCGADMVGIFIGTSDLHLTYKHKKTQEEAIECMVTATEYAKKHGLIVRFAAEDSTRTGPDFLKRFYQAGEACGADYVNIADTVGIMTPSTMKYLVGEVRHMVNIPVCVHCHDDLGLAVANTMAAAEAGAKQLHTCVNGIGERAGNASLEEVLMGLKIHYGVDRYDTSLLKGLSEMVIKYSGIPVARNKAVVGQNAFAHESGIHIAALLENDRTYELFSPEIVGGNREFILGKHSGSKALCYMARQMGITLSKAETDIVLEEIKRMSESKRSLRREELAELITLLLSKESASTTQA, from the coding sequence GTGCCCGGATATTCGACCAACGAATGGATGAAGCTCATAAAAACGGAGCCCATCGACGTGGAGATATGCGACGTCACACTGAGGGACGGCGAGCAGACGCCCGGCGTATCGTTCACGAAAGAGGAAAAAATGGATATCGCCCGGACGCTTGACGAGATAGGCGTCGAGATAATCGAGGCCGGCTTTCCAATTACTTCTAATGGTGAAAAAGAATCGGTTAAAGCGGTCTGCAACATGGGGCTGAACGCGAAGATCAGCTGCCTGGCCCGGGCCATAAAGCCGGATATTGACGCTGTCATCGATTGCGGCGCCGACATGGTCGGCATTTTCATCGGGACCTCGGATTTACATCTCACTTATAAGCATAAGAAGACGCAGGAAGAGGCCATCGAGTGCATGGTCACCGCAACCGAGTACGCTAAAAAGCACGGGCTTATCGTGCGGTTTGCCGCAGAGGATTCGACCAGGACTGGCCCGGACTTTTTAAAGAGATTTTATCAGGCAGGCGAAGCGTGCGGCGCCGACTACGTGAATATCGCCGACACGGTCGGTATTATGACGCCGTCGACCATGAAGTATCTCGTGGGCGAGGTCCGCCATATGGTCAATATACCTGTCTGTGTCCATTGCCACGACGATCTTGGGCTTGCTGTTGCTAATACCATGGCCGCAGCCGAGGCGGGAGCGAAGCAATTACACACATGTGTGAATGGTATCGGTGAGCGGGCGGGTAACGCCTCCCTCGAAGAAGTACTTATGGGGTTGAAGATCCACTACGGCGTTGACCGCTATGATACTTCCTTATTAAAAGGTCTCTCGGAAATGGTAATTAAATACTCGGGCATCCCCGTGGCCAGGAACAAGGCAGTGGTGGGTCAAAACGCTTTTGCACACGAGTCGGGCATCCATATCGCTGCGCTTCTTGAAAATGACCGGACATACGAGCTGTTCTCGCCGGAGATCGTGGGCGGCAACCGTGAGTTCATCCTTGGTAAGCATAGCGGCAGCAAGGCGCTCTGCTATATGGCCCGGCAGATGGGCATCACCCTATCTAAAGCAGAGACGGATATCGTCCTCGAAGAGATCAAGCGGATGAGCGAGTCGAAGCGGTCGCTGCGCCGTGAGGAACTGGCGGAACTTATCACGCTGTTGCTATCGAAGGAGAGCGCGAGCACTACGCAGGCTTAA
- a CDS encoding 3-isopropylmalate dehydratase small subunit, with amino-acid sequence MKFRGKAWKYGDNVDTDVIIPGKYLRTADFKTFGDHAMEGIDPRFKPEQGDIIVAGNNFGCGSSREQAPLALKYAGISCVVAKSFARIFFRNAINVGLPIVEADVFDAIQKGDIVEVDLDRGLVTIGGKEYTSTKLPEFLQDILNSGGLVAYRRAKK; translated from the coding sequence ATGAAGTTCAGGGGAAAGGCCTGGAAGTACGGGGATAACGTGGACACTGATGTCATTATCCCTGGTAAGTACCTGCGAACGGCGGACTTCAAGACGTTCGGCGATCATGCCATGGAGGGCATCGACCCTCGATTCAAGCCTGAGCAGGGCGACATCATAGTGGCCGGTAACAACTTCGGCTGCGGCTCGTCACGGGAACAGGCGCCTCTCGCCCTGAAATATGCCGGTATTAGCTGCGTCGTAGCGAAGTCCTTCGCACGGATCTTCTTCAGGAACGCGATCAATGTGGGGCTGCCCATCGTGGAAGCGGACGTCTTCGATGCCATTCAGAAGGGCGATATAGTCGAAGTGGACCTTGACCGAGGCCTGGTCACCATCGGAGGAAAAGAGTATACGAGCACTAAGCTGCCCGAATTCCTCCAGGACATATTGAACTCGGGCGGCCTGGTAGCGTACAGGAGGGCAAAAAAATGA
- the mmp11 gene encoding methanogenesis marker protein 11, with protein sequence MKDETYATKKWVVPYKNIVAMYDGEGYVDIVEQTNCFGGACWARYHYERTSPLIVSVRNVGNTMRYLTRVGKEELNLTPSIAAAGIEAVEVGDDTISITYAGLGGGGVGATISRALAEDVIDYDHSEIGGSRSSKGTIVLPKRKRVLIGVDDTDTKEEGATWSLIHNIASDLNGKNAYYISHALVQLYPVPFKTQNCVSTVVEFACLDESKLMRDFEALLRKYTLSEETGMVALTKFDAEALREYGKLVKSKQISKETAEKAAVNAEADILMNGRGIIGALASLPYFANPMDSVIL encoded by the coding sequence ATGAAGGACGAAACGTATGCGACCAAGAAGTGGGTCGTGCCCTACAAGAACATCGTCGCCATGTACGACGGCGAAGGCTATGTGGATATCGTCGAGCAGACCAACTGCTTCGGAGGCGCCTGCTGGGCCCGGTACCATTATGAGCGTACGAGCCCGCTCATCGTGAGCGTCCGGAATGTCGGGAACACGATGCGATATCTTACCCGTGTCGGTAAAGAGGAGCTTAACCTTACGCCTTCCATTGCGGCCGCGGGCATCGAGGCGGTCGAGGTGGGCGACGATACGATCTCTATTACTTATGCAGGCCTTGGCGGAGGCGGCGTCGGCGCGACTATCAGCCGGGCGCTCGCCGAGGACGTCATCGATTATGATCATTCGGAGATCGGCGGCAGCCGGAGTAGTAAAGGCACCATCGTACTGCCGAAGCGTAAGCGCGTCCTCATCGGCGTCGACGATACCGACACCAAGGAGGAGGGCGCCACCTGGTCGCTCATCCACAACATCGCGTCCGACCTGAACGGCAAGAACGCCTACTATATTTCCCATGCCCTCGTCCAGCTCTACCCGGTGCCCTTCAAGACCCAGAACTGCGTCTCGACGGTCGTCGAGTTCGCCTGCCTGGACGAGAGTAAGCTGATGCGGGACTTCGAGGCACTGCTGAGGAAATATACGCTGTCCGAAGAGACCGGCATGGTCGCGCTCACGAAGTTCGATGCCGAGGCGTTGAGAGAGTACGGTAAGCTCGTCAAGTCGAAGCAGATCTCTAAGGAGACGGCCGAGAAGGCTGCCGTTAATGCTGAAGCGGATATACTTATGAATGGCCGGGGCATCATCGGCGCCCTTGCCTCGCTGCCCTATTTTGCGAATCCGATGGATTCGGTGATACTGTAA
- a CDS encoding thiamine pyrophosphate-binding protein — translation MLRPDVELKNIAGVDAAYMALKDAGVRMVRGVPGYPINDLFTRFQKDEGLNAEWVFNEKIAYEMAVGASACGDRAVVVCKHVGVNILADPMIISVSHSIGSGIVVIAGDDVGAFMSSDEQDSRWYGKLAEIPVFDPSTPAEVYDSILGGLGLSERISAPVLVRVVDVVLREQGDISRKVLPVRHKKLDRSIWDYTMFGKHQKYLLEGWSQAAEESERSPMNRSSKKGAIGIISSGYVSNIAAGIAEEKGLSHLALGFVNPLPRGLVDDFLFGLDHVLVCEEVSPFLEEQVHMPKVRGRLTGHLPRAGPLDEESVRNALDNISMQGGIRDVELETLAGRGYAIGKCDECPYTPVYDAIKMLNVPVAGDAGCSIQAANPPYSMLIVAMALGSAPSVACGFNEKGIAMMGDYALLHTGLPALLNAKYSGKEAVVVLFANREAAMTGGQTLPDVTGLVKDIFKEDCVISDSGDLSTDKVYGDLKKLLEAKGLKIYVVTGSCPAGRKHKNMLA, via the coding sequence ATGTTGAGGCCGGATGTGGAGCTTAAAAATATCGCGGGCGTCGATGCGGCGTACATGGCCCTGAAGGACGCCGGCGTCCGCATGGTCCGGGGCGTGCCGGGCTATCCTATCAACGACCTGTTCACCAGGTTCCAGAAGGATGAGGGCCTGAATGCCGAGTGGGTATTCAACGAAAAGATCGCCTACGAGATGGCCGTCGGGGCCTCGGCCTGCGGCGACCGGGCCGTCGTGGTCTGCAAGCACGTCGGCGTCAACATTTTAGCGGACCCCATGATCATTTCTGTTTCCCATAGCATCGGCTCGGGCATCGTAGTGATCGCCGGGGATGATGTGGGAGCTTTCATGTCTTCGGACGAGCAGGACTCCCGGTGGTACGGCAAGCTGGCCGAGATCCCGGTGTTCGACCCTTCCACGCCCGCGGAAGTATACGATTCTATTCTTGGAGGCCTGGGGCTTTCCGAGCGTATAAGCGCCCCGGTGCTCGTTAGAGTGGTCGATGTTGTCCTGCGGGAGCAGGGCGACATCTCAAGGAAAGTGCTGCCGGTCAGGCATAAGAAGCTGGACAGGTCCATCTGGGACTATACCATGTTCGGCAAGCATCAAAAGTATCTTCTTGAGGGCTGGAGCCAGGCAGCGGAGGAGTCTGAGCGCTCGCCCATGAACCGCTCATCGAAAAAAGGCGCCATCGGCATCATTTCCTCCGGCTATGTGTCCAATATCGCCGCCGGGATCGCCGAAGAGAAGGGACTATCTCATCTTGCCCTGGGGTTCGTAAACCCGCTGCCCAGAGGCCTGGTTGACGATTTCCTATTTGGGCTGGATCATGTTCTGGTCTGCGAGGAGGTATCGCCGTTCCTTGAGGAACAGGTCCATATGCCGAAGGTCCGGGGCAGGCTTACGGGGCACCTGCCGAGGGCGGGCCCGCTGGACGAGGAATCCGTGAGGAATGCTCTTGATAATATAAGCATGCAGGGCGGCATAAGGGACGTGGAGCTGGAAACGCTGGCCGGAAGGGGCTATGCCATCGGCAAGTGCGACGAGTGCCCGTATACGCCGGTCTACGATGCTATAAAAATGCTAAATGTCCCGGTTGCCGGGGACGCAGGATGTTCCATCCAGGCGGCTAACCCGCCGTACAGCATGCTCATCGTGGCCATGGCGCTGGGCTCGGCGCCGAGCGTGGCCTGTGGGTTCAATGAGAAAGGCATCGCCATGATGGGCGATTATGCGCTCCTGCACACGGGGCTGCCCGCGCTGCTGAACGCAAAATATTCGGGTAAAGAAGCGGTCGTCGTCCTGTTCGCCAACCGCGAGGCGGCGATGACCGGGGGCCAGACGCTGCCCGATGTGACGGGCCTGGTCAAGGATATTTTCAAAGAGGATTGCGTGATCAGCGATTCAGGGGACCTGTCGACAGATAAGGTCTATGGCGACCTGAAAAAACTACTGGAAGCTAAGGGCCTTAAGATCTACGTTGTAACTGGCTCATGCCCCGCAGGACGCAAGCATAAAAATATGCTGGCTTAA
- a CDS encoding type II toxin-antitoxin system MqsA family antitoxin, protein MVLRHCTKCGGKRRKGTTDFIKHMDKVTLRIRNVPVEVCGNCGEKFYSLKVARKIEEIVETYKEMMSKISPKETMAREIDFSAPGADEACA, encoded by the coding sequence ATGGTATTACGTCATTGCACAAAATGCGGCGGGAAGCGCAGAAAGGGTACGACTGATTTTATAAAACATATGGATAAGGTTACCCTTAGAATTAGAAACGTCCCTGTAGAAGTATGCGGAAATTGCGGTGAGAAGTTTTATTCATTAAAAGTTGCCAGAAAAATTGAGGAAATCGTTGAAACCTATAAGGAAATGATGTCTAAGATATCGCCAAAAGAGACTATGGCGAGAGAAATCGATTTTTCTGCCCCGGGCGCAGACGAAGCTTGTGCCTGA
- a CDS encoding cobalamin biosynthesis protein — MIIKFILEAFLLAIVFDLVFAEPRPLFHPTVWIGTLIGFLDRHAAGQFKRLYGVLMALFCIGMAAIAGYFIPYLLYQVSPLLALLVTAYLLKSTFSLSFLWQISGDIYGDLKAGKLDAARAKLPALVGRDVSKLDEGQMASCVIESLGESFVDGIFSPLFYFVIFGLPGAMAYRAINTLDSMVGYKDEKHIKVGWASARIDDVANFIPARLAVLIMALISGHLIRSLKTSMRDGRNAPSINSGYPMAAFAGALGLRLEKLGYYVLGEGLKPCGADDIPKAIWLNRLLTATLVIVIIAALWLTPLPLL, encoded by the coding sequence ATGATCATAAAATTTATTCTTGAGGCGTTCCTGCTCGCCATCGTCTTCGACCTCGTTTTTGCCGAGCCCCGCCCCTTGTTCCACCCCACGGTCTGGATCGGCACGCTCATCGGCTTTCTGGATAGGCATGCGGCCGGGCAGTTCAAGCGCCTGTACGGCGTGCTGATGGCGCTTTTCTGTATCGGCATGGCCGCCATTGCGGGCTACTTCATCCCCTACCTGTTATACCAGGTATCGCCTCTTCTGGCGCTCCTCGTCACGGCGTACTTGTTAAAATCCACGTTCAGCCTTTCATTCTTATGGCAGATATCCGGCGATATTTACGGCGACTTAAAAGCAGGTAAGCTCGACGCGGCAAGGGCGAAGCTCCCGGCGCTCGTGGGACGGGACGTCAGCAAGCTCGACGAGGGCCAGATGGCCTCCTGCGTCATCGAGTCGCTGGGCGAAAGCTTCGTGGACGGCATCTTCTCCCCGTTATTCTATTTCGTCATCTTCGGCCTGCCCGGCGCCATGGCTTACCGGGCCATCAACACGCTCGACTCCATGGTCGGGTACAAAGATGAAAAGCATATAAAAGTAGGCTGGGCCTCGGCGCGCATCGACGACGTGGCTAACTTCATACCCGCCCGACTTGCCGTCTTAATCATGGCCCTGATATCAGGCCATCTAATACGAAGCCTCAAAACATCGATGCGGGACGGCAGGAACGCTCCCAGCATAAACTCGGGCTACCCGATGGCGGCGTTCGCCGGAGCGCTGGGCCTGAGGCTGGAAAAATTGGGCTATTACGTGTTAGGAGAAGGATTAAAGCCATGCGGCGCCGATGACATACCTAAAGCCATCTGGCTGAACCGGCTGCTGACGGCGACGCTGGTCATCGTTATCATCGCGGCACTGTGGCTGACGCCGCTGCCGTTGCTCTAA
- the cobS gene encoding adenosylcobinamide-GDP ribazoletransferase: MDTQQFVKGLRSGIGFLTTLPVGWDEKGFDVFFSHNYFFVIIGIIIGISFGVLGLIFQWFIPAPLIPVLVIAAIYLLTGINHLDGLSDFGDGFIASGTKEKKVAAMKDVHAGAGGILFIGMNLLFLYAAISMFAGMGGYYLFAGLLVAEVCAKVCMTTAIAFGKSMPAGMGKALMDKTKKDHYILGLAIAVVVCILAAGFAVAPWFDARYALIGFLSVSLSAALGFFIADLAEYNFGGVNGDVMGAANEIGRIAALIVLGILIWKLW; the protein is encoded by the coding sequence ATGGATACGCAGCAATTCGTGAAAGGGCTCAGGTCGGGCATAGGCTTTCTCACTACGCTCCCCGTAGGATGGGACGAGAAAGGCTTTGACGTCTTCTTCAGCCACAATTACTTTTTCGTCATCATCGGCATCATTATCGGCATATCATTTGGCGTGCTGGGATTGATCTTCCAGTGGTTCATCCCCGCTCCGCTCATACCGGTGCTCGTCATTGCGGCGATATACCTGCTCACGGGCATCAACCACCTGGACGGCCTTTCGGACTTCGGCGACGGCTTCATCGCATCGGGCACAAAAGAGAAGAAAGTGGCGGCTATGAAAGACGTCCACGCGGGCGCCGGGGGCATACTGTTCATCGGCATGAACCTGTTGTTCTTATACGCTGCCATCTCTATGTTCGCAGGGATGGGCGGATATTATCTTTTTGCCGGCCTCCTCGTCGCCGAGGTCTGCGCGAAGGTGTGCATGACCACGGCCATCGCTTTCGGGAAAAGCATGCCGGCAGGCATGGGTAAAGCCCTAATGGATAAGACGAAGAAGGACCATTATATCCTCGGGCTCGCCATAGCCGTCGTCGTATGTATCCTGGCGGCGGGCTTTGCAGTCGCACCCTGGTTCGACGCCCGCTATGCGCTGATCGGGTTCCTGTCCGTATCCCTATCGGCGGCCCTGGGATTTTTCATCGCCGACCTGGCCGAGTATAATTTCGGCGGAGTCAACGGCGACGTCATGGGAGCGGCCAACGAGATAGGCAGGATAGCTGCATTAATAGTTCTGGGTATTTTGATATGGAAGCTCTGGTAA
- the cobT gene encoding nicotinate mononucleotide-dependent phosphoribosyltransferase CobT, with amino-acid sequence MNTDSLTFYNGAETFSKKLSGRGSFVLVMGYTETAAIPGITVAGASPELMCYTPPLDAELVHTGRILTLENIAMTADAIPTPGLITRAAITLSDFREYYVDAGGKISPFVAHYRVGNGPGADIRTGRAVPSAKQTIENARKVGKEIAAESEYLVIGETTPAGTTTALGVLRALGMDTNGVTSSSMAVNPQSLKDSVVREGLKNAGINGQCDPLKAIESVGDPMMAATIGLVQGAQGIPIILAGGTQMAVVALLISKIMDLSKLDLALSTTRWVVEDRSANLLGILKCTGADIPVLVSNLSFARSKYPGLLAYEKGVAKEGVGAGGICAAAMLKGVPKEKIEDTVESIYSKMVGN; translated from the coding sequence ATGAATACCGACAGTTTGACATTCTATAACGGGGCTGAGACGTTCTCGAAAAAGCTGAGCGGCAGGGGCTCCTTCGTACTCGTCATGGGCTACACGGAGACAGCGGCTATACCGGGCATTACGGTGGCCGGCGCAAGCCCCGAGCTGATGTGCTATACGCCTCCTCTTGACGCGGAACTCGTCCATACGGGCAGGATCCTCACCCTCGAAAATATCGCCATGACGGCGGACGCCATACCCACGCCCGGCCTCATCACGCGGGCTGCGATCACGCTGTCGGACTTCCGGGAGTACTACGTGGACGCAGGCGGCAAGATCTCACCTTTTGTGGCTCACTATCGTGTAGGGAACGGGCCGGGCGCCGACATCAGGACCGGTAGGGCGGTACCGTCGGCAAAGCAGACCATCGAGAACGCCCGGAAAGTCGGAAAAGAGATCGCCGCCGAGTCCGAGTACCTGGTGATCGGCGAGACTACGCCCGCGGGCACGACAACGGCGTTAGGCGTCCTGCGTGCCCTGGGAATGGACACGAACGGCGTCACGAGCAGCAGCATGGCCGTGAATCCGCAGTCACTGAAAGATTCTGTCGTCCGGGAAGGCCTGAAGAACGCCGGCATTAACGGCCAGTGCGATCCGCTAAAGGCCATCGAGTCCGTCGGCGACCCGATGATGGCAGCGACCATCGGCCTCGTGCAGGGTGCCCAGGGCATCCCTATCATACTGGCCGGAGGCACCCAGATGGCCGTAGTCGCGCTATTGATCTCGAAAATAATGGATTTGAGCAAACTCGATCTGGCCCTGAGCACGACGCGCTGGGTCGTCGAAGACCGCAGCGCGAACCTGCTCGGCATCCTCAAGTGTACTGGCGCCGATATCCCCGTGCTGGTATCAAACCTTTCCTTCGCCCGGTCTAAGTACCCGGGCCTGCTCGCCTACGAGAAAGGCGTGGCCAAGGAAGGCGTCGGCGCGGGCGGCATCTGTGCCGCGGCCATGCTCAAGGGCGTGCCGAAAGAGAAGATCGAGGATACCGTGGAATCGATCTATTCAAAAATGGTCGGGAACTAA
- a CDS encoding NTP transferase domain-containing protein gives MEALVMAGGKGTRMGGGEKPIMTLRGKPMLAYVLDALSGSRSIEKINVAVSPDVPRTAEFVLMDGRALTVMTPGSGFIEDMGYALSVLGLFEPVLVVAADLPLITPEVIDRVVDAYEKCGKEALSVRVEADIAPWTPDTVLNDTEKPTVPAGINVVHSAHMDRAQEEHVLVINDAKLAANVNYRKDLTYCEHLFAQEQEQG, from the coding sequence ATGGAAGCTCTGGTAATGGCGGGCGGTAAGGGCACGCGCATGGGCGGCGGCGAGAAGCCCATTATGACATTACGTGGAAAGCCGATGCTCGCCTATGTTTTAGACGCGCTATCGGGCAGCCGTTCGATCGAGAAGATCAACGTTGCGGTGTCGCCGGACGTGCCCCGGACTGCAGAGTTCGTGCTAATGGACGGAAGGGCGTTGACGGTGATGACGCCCGGCTCGGGCTTTATCGAGGACATGGGCTACGCCCTGAGCGTCCTGGGGCTTTTCGAGCCGGTGCTGGTCGTGGCGGCCGACCTGCCGCTCATTACCCCGGAAGTCATCGACAGGGTCGTCGATGCTTATGAAAAATGCGGCAAGGAAGCGCTGTCCGTGCGCGTCGAGGCGGACATTGCTCCCTGGACCCCGGACACGGTGTTAAACGATACGGAAAAGCCCACAGTACCCGCGGGCATAAACGTGGTCCATAGTGCCCACATGGACAGAGCGCAGGAAGAGCATGTCCTGGTCATAAACGATGCGAAGCTCGCCGCAAACGTCAATTACCGAAAGGATTTAACGTACTGCGAGCATTTATTTGCGCAGGAACAAGAGCAAGGGTGA
- a CDS encoding radical SAM protein, with translation MQMDARKKAELISVGGVEIDESITAHLSRSTAGPGAGLDSFFFRSGQHRVRLGVRKSSPFKAVSKGNDIVILKNGKEFATGEIEDAIAHCPEQVYVTVSERCVFDCKFCPVPKLHGHIKTLDEVKKLADQGLKSPSFKAISITSGVWKTPEEEVKRVAEMVEELRKYNVPIGVSVYATDDSSEILKEAGAVEVKYNVETIDPAIFEKVCPGLSLDEIKKALEHAVTVFGRNHVFTNILIGLGESDEAVIAAIEEFAAKGIIPVLRKVNPHPLRAGEAYTEDVSDERLLKLAEAERKILDKNGLRADKALTGCLMCTGCDVTPHLDL, from the coding sequence ATGCAAATGGATGCCCGTAAAAAGGCTGAGCTTATATCGGTCGGTGGCGTGGAGATCGACGAGTCGATCACGGCGCACCTGAGCCGTTCTACGGCAGGCCCCGGAGCGGGCCTGGACTCGTTCTTCTTTCGTTCCGGACAGCACAGGGTCAGGCTGGGCGTCCGCAAGTCATCCCCTTTTAAAGCTGTTTCAAAGGGCAACGATATCGTCATCTTAAAGAATGGAAAAGAGTTCGCCACCGGCGAGATCGAGGATGCGATCGCCCATTGCCCCGAGCAGGTGTACGTTACGGTGAGCGAGCGCTGCGTATTCGACTGTAAGTTCTGCCCGGTGCCTAAGCTGCACGGCCACATAAAGACGCTGGACGAAGTAAAGAAGCTGGCCGACCAGGGGTTGAAAAGCCCATCGTTCAAGGCGATATCGATAACATCTGGCGTTTGGAAGACTCCCGAAGAGGAAGTAAAGCGTGTCGCCGAAATGGTCGAAGAATTGAGGAAGTACAACGTCCCTATCGGCGTTTCGGTCTATGCGACGGACGATTCCTCGGAAATATTAAAGGAGGCGGGCGCAGTCGAAGTCAAGTATAACGTCGAGACCATCGACCCGGCCATTTTCGAAAAAGTCTGCCCCGGCTTGTCGCTCGACGAAATAAAGAAGGCCCTGGAGCACGCCGTTACGGTCTTCGGGCGCAACCACGTGTTCACCAACATCCTCATCGGCCTGGGCGAATCGGACGAGGCAGTCATCGCCGCCATCGAGGAGTTCGCCGCAAAAGGCATAATCCCCGTGCTGAGAAAAGTCAATCCCCATCCGCTGCGTGCCGGCGAAGCCTATACCGAGGATGTAAGCGATGAACGCCTGCTCAAGCTGGCCGAGGCCGAGCGCAAGATCCTCGATAAAAATGGCCTGAGGGCCGATAAGGCGCTTACCGGATGCCTCATGTGCACAGGGTGCGACGTCACGCCGCACCTCGACCTGTAA
- a CDS encoding 3-isopropylmalate dehydratase large subunit encodes MGTITEEILGRASGKKAHAGDFIIARVDYAMSHDGTSVLAVKAFKDMLVEKVWDPGRIIIPFDHLAPANNETTALLQKELREWAAAQKISHLYDVGEGICHQVMAEKGFALPGKVIVGADSHSCTYGAFGAFGTGVGATDMAEIYASGKLWFRVPETIEVTVDGRFPKGVTAKDITLRIIKDIKTDGAAYKALEFYGTTIEAMSMSGRMTLCNMAIEMGAKAGIVPPDAKTGAYLKDRSAEPYSPVIANDPTYCDSYHFDSNISPQVACPIDVDNVHDIEEVEGTHVDQVLIGSCTNGRLEDLESAASILKGRKVKCRTLVIPASRSVMLEAVNSGIAATLLSAGATICNPGCGPCLGGHMGVMAEGEACMSTTNRNFKGRMGKGADVYLGSPLTAAATAVEGKIADPRRYL; translated from the coding sequence GTGGGGACGATCACTGAAGAAATACTCGGGCGAGCCTCAGGGAAAAAGGCTCATGCCGGCGATTTCATTATTGCAAGGGTAGATTATGCCATGAGCCACGACGGCACGTCGGTGCTGGCGGTCAAGGCCTTTAAGGATATGCTGGTAGAGAAGGTCTGGGACCCCGGCCGGATCATTATTCCTTTTGACCATCTGGCGCCTGCCAACAATGAGACGACGGCGCTGCTTCAGAAGGAGCTTCGTGAGTGGGCGGCTGCTCAGAAGATATCGCATTTATATGATGTGGGCGAGGGCATCTGCCACCAGGTCATGGCTGAGAAGGGCTTTGCTCTACCGGGGAAAGTGATCGTGGGCGCCGACTCGCACTCGTGCACGTATGGCGCCTTCGGCGCCTTCGGTACAGGCGTCGGCGCCACCGACATGGCGGAAATTTATGCCTCGGGCAAACTCTGGTTCCGCGTACCCGAGACCATCGAGGTCACAGTGGATGGAAGGTTCCCGAAAGGTGTAACGGCCAAGGATATCACGCTCCGCATCATCAAGGATATCAAGACCGATGGTGCCGCTTATAAAGCGCTCGAGTTTTATGGTACTACCATCGAGGCGATGTCCATGTCGGGCCGCATGACCTTATGCAACATGGCCATTGAAATGGGAGCTAAGGCTGGTATCGTTCCCCCGGACGCAAAGACCGGGGCGTATCTGAAAGACAGGTCCGCCGAGCCTTATTCGCCGGTCATCGCGAATGATCCCACGTATTGCGACTCGTATCATTTTGACTCAAACATTTCCCCGCAGGTCGCCTGTCCGATCGATGTAGATAACGTCCACGATATCGAGGAGGTCGAGGGCACGCATGTCGATCAGGTGCTCATCGGCTCCTGCACCAATGGCCGGCTCGAAGACCTTGAATCGGCCGCAAGCATCCTTAAAGGAAGGAAGGTCAAATGCAGGACGCTCGTTATCCCCGCTTCCAGAAGCGTTATGCTCGAAGCGGTCAATTCAGGCATCGCCGCTACTTTATTATCCGCCGGAGCCACGATCTGTAATCCCGGCTGCGGCCCCTGCCTGGGCGGCCACATGGGCGTCATGGCCGAAGGAGAAGCCTGCATGTCCACAACGAACCGTAATTTCAAAGGACGCATGGGCAAAGGCGCCGATGTATACCTGGGCTCGCCGCTGACCGCGGCCGCTACTGCCGTAGAAGGAAAGATAGCGGACCCGAGGCGGTACCTATGA